The Cygnus atratus isolate AKBS03 ecotype Queensland, Australia chromosome 2, CAtr_DNAZoo_HiC_assembly, whole genome shotgun sequence genome window below encodes:
- the CEP76 gene encoding centrosomal protein of 76 kDa isoform X4, with the protein MAAAAMSLPPERASELRELIQRQLVKMDVHGRIREVLAETIREELAPEHQQLSTEDLIKALRQRGIVDDVMKELKFVTDVNDKERISASKPSTHFVAREPPVLKKSDGSKMVDATTMLSICDPVHLVLIKTDAFGETTLVASYFLEWRSVLAAENGITNIAVELLGVGTESKVSVGVLNIRLEMYPQLSKTLSPEITNTQFTLERQKTAEKERLFLVYAKQWWREYLQIRPTHNTRLVKIFAQDENGVNRPVCSYIRPLRAGRLLDTPRQAARFVSVLGYERAPVIGGGGGKQEQWCTLLAFICRNKGDCEDHANLLCSLLLGYGLEAFVCVGTKAKGVPHTWVMTCGTDGTITFWESLTGHRYIHRPINPDDPPLVEQPKPLYPYRTIGCVFNHQKFFGNCQPTDAVEVCVFDLHDESKWKPMSGEAIKSVCSPGAASSVPPFPPLCASAIDAAVTSNEIELQLRLLVSEHRKDLGLSTVWDDHLSYLLSPALAAYELERTTSVSAGNEEFQDAVRRAVPDGHTFKGFPIHFVYRNARRAFATCLRSPFCEEIICCRGDQVRLAVRVRVFTYPESACAVWIMFACKYRSVL; encoded by the exons ATGGCGGCCGCCGCCATGTCGCTGCCCCCCGAGCGAGCCTCGGAGCTGCGGGAGCTCATCCAGCGGCAGCTCGTCAAG atggaTGTCCATGGCAGGATCAGAGAAGTTCTTGCTGAGACTATACGTGAGGAGCTAGCACCTGAGCATCAACAGTTGTCCACAGAAGATCTGATAAAAGCATTAAGACAACGAGGAATTGTTGATGATGTTATGAAAGAACTTAAATTTGTAACT GATGTGAATGACAAGGAGAGGATTTCTGCTTCAAAACCATCAACACATTTTGTTGCTAGAGAACCAccagttctgaaaaaaa GTGACGGAAGTAAAATGGTGGATGCAACCACCATGTTATCTATATGTGATCCAGTGCACTTGGTTCTGATCAAAACAGACGCGTTTGGTGAGACAACCCTAGTAGCATCCTATTTCTTGGAGTGGCGATCTGTCCTAGCTGCAGAGAACGGCATAACAAACATTGCTGTTGAGCTCCTGGGTGTAG GTACAGAATCAAAGGTTTCTGTTGGTGTTTTGAACATCAGACTTGAAATGTATCCTCAACTTAGTAAGACGCTGTCTCCAGAAATAACTAATACTCAA TTTACTTTGGAACGtcagaagacagcagaaaaagaacGATTGTTTCTTGTGTATGCTAAACAGTGGTGGAGAGAATACCTTCAGATTAGGCCTACACACAACACGAGGCTAGTAAAGATTTTTGCACAG GATGAAAATGGAGTAAACCGTCCAGTGTGTTCGTATATCAGACCGCTTCGAGCAGGCCGCTTGCTAGACACACCTAGGCAAGCAGCGCGGTTTGTCAGTGTCCTGGGTTATGAAAGAGCTCCTGTCAttggaggaggtggtggcaaACAGGAACAGTGGTGCACCCTTCTTGCTTTCATATGTAGAAACAAG GGTGACTGTGAAGATCATGCTAACCTTCTGTGCAGCCTTCTTCTTGGGTATGGATTGGAGGCCTTTGTGTGCGtgggaacaaaagcaaaaggagtCCCCCACACTTGGGTAATGACTTGTGGAACCGACGGAACGATTACCTTTTGGGAGAGCCTAACGGGGCATAG GTATATCCACAGGCCTATCAACCCTGACGACCCTCCGCTAGTTGAACAGCCCAAGCCATTGTATCCCTATCGCACAATAGGTTGTGTCTTCAACCATCAGAAGTTCTTTGGAAATTGTCAGCCCACTGATGCTGTGGAGGTCTGCGTGTTTGACCTGCATGACGAGTCTAAATGGAAGCCCATGAGTGGAGAAGCAATAAAATCTGTGTGTTCTCCTGGAGCAGCGTCTTCAgttcccccttttcctcctttgtgtGCTTCTGCAATAGATGCTGCAGTAACAAGCAACGAGATAGAATTGCAGCTGAGATTACTGGTCTCGGAACACAGGAAG GATCTTGGCCTTTCTACTGTTTGGGATGACCATCTATCCTATCTGTTGTCACCAGCGTTAGCAGCCTATGAGCTTGAACGTACCACGAGCGTTTCTGCTGGAAACGAAGAGTTTCAAGATGCTGTACGAAGAGCAGTACCTGATGGTCACACATTTAAAGGCTTTCCTATCCATTTTGTATACAGAAATGCCAGGAGAGCATTTGCCACGTGTCTTCG GTctcctttctgtgaagaaataatCTGTTGCAGGGGTGACCAAGTGCGACTTGCAGTTCGTGTACGAGTGTTTACATACCCTGAATCTGCATGTGCTGTTTGGATCATGTTTGCTTGTAAATACCGCTCtgtcctttga
- the CEP76 gene encoding centrosomal protein of 76 kDa isoform X2, with translation MAAAAMSLPPERASELRELIQRQLVKMDVHGRIREVLAETIREELAPEHQQLSTEDLIKALRQRGIVDDVMKELKFVTDVNDKERISASKPSTHFVAREPPVLKKTNIDPTRRYLYLQVLGGKAFLEHLQEPDPLPGQICSTFSLCLHFRNQRFRSKPVPCACEPDFNDGFLLEVHKDSLGDGSKMVDATTMLSICDPVHLVLIKTDAFGETTLVASYFLEWRSVLAAENGITNIAVELLGVGTESKVSVGVLNIRLEMYPQLSKTLSPEITNTQFTLERQKTAEKERLFLVYAKQWWREYLQIRPTHNTRLVKIFAQDENGVNRPVCSYIRPLRAGRLLDTPRQAARFVSVLGYERAPVIGGGGGKQEQWCTLLAFICRNKGDCEDHANLLCSLLLGYGLEAFVCVGTKAKGVPHTWVMTCGTDGTITFWESLTGHRYIHRPINPDDPPLVEQPKPLYPYRTIGCVFNHQKFFGNCQPTDAVEVCVFDLHDESKWKPMSGEAIKSVCSPGAASSVPPFPPLCASAIDAAVTSNEIELQLRLLVSEHRKDLGLSTVWDDHLSYLLSPALAAYELERTTSVSAGNEEFQDAVRRAVPDGHTFKGFPIHFVYRNARRAFATCLRSPFCEEIICCRGDQVRLAVRVRVFTYPESACAVWIMFACKYRSVL, from the exons ATGGCGGCCGCCGCCATGTCGCTGCCCCCCGAGCGAGCCTCGGAGCTGCGGGAGCTCATCCAGCGGCAGCTCGTCAAG atggaTGTCCATGGCAGGATCAGAGAAGTTCTTGCTGAGACTATACGTGAGGAGCTAGCACCTGAGCATCAACAGTTGTCCACAGAAGATCTGATAAAAGCATTAAGACAACGAGGAATTGTTGATGATGTTATGAAAGAACTTAAATTTGTAACT GATGTGAATGACAAGGAGAGGATTTCTGCTTCAAAACCATCAACACATTTTGTTGCTAGAGAACCAccagttctgaaaaaaa CTAACATTGACCCAACACGAAGGTATCTTTACCTTCAGGTTCTGGGTGGGAAAGCTTTTCTGGAACATCTTCAGGAACCAGATCCTCTGCCTGGCCAAATCTGTTCTACTTTCAGTCTGTGTTTACATTTCCGAAATCAGCGCTTCCGTTCTAAACCTGTTCCCTGCGCCTGTGAGCCAGACTTTAATGATGGCTTTTTACTTGAAGTACACAAGGATAGCCTAG GTGACGGAAGTAAAATGGTGGATGCAACCACCATGTTATCTATATGTGATCCAGTGCACTTGGTTCTGATCAAAACAGACGCGTTTGGTGAGACAACCCTAGTAGCATCCTATTTCTTGGAGTGGCGATCTGTCCTAGCTGCAGAGAACGGCATAACAAACATTGCTGTTGAGCTCCTGGGTGTAG GTACAGAATCAAAGGTTTCTGTTGGTGTTTTGAACATCAGACTTGAAATGTATCCTCAACTTAGTAAGACGCTGTCTCCAGAAATAACTAATACTCAA TTTACTTTGGAACGtcagaagacagcagaaaaagaacGATTGTTTCTTGTGTATGCTAAACAGTGGTGGAGAGAATACCTTCAGATTAGGCCTACACACAACACGAGGCTAGTAAAGATTTTTGCACAG GATGAAAATGGAGTAAACCGTCCAGTGTGTTCGTATATCAGACCGCTTCGAGCAGGCCGCTTGCTAGACACACCTAGGCAAGCAGCGCGGTTTGTCAGTGTCCTGGGTTATGAAAGAGCTCCTGTCAttggaggaggtggtggcaaACAGGAACAGTGGTGCACCCTTCTTGCTTTCATATGTAGAAACAAG GGTGACTGTGAAGATCATGCTAACCTTCTGTGCAGCCTTCTTCTTGGGTATGGATTGGAGGCCTTTGTGTGCGtgggaacaaaagcaaaaggagtCCCCCACACTTGGGTAATGACTTGTGGAACCGACGGAACGATTACCTTTTGGGAGAGCCTAACGGGGCATAG GTATATCCACAGGCCTATCAACCCTGACGACCCTCCGCTAGTTGAACAGCCCAAGCCATTGTATCCCTATCGCACAATAGGTTGTGTCTTCAACCATCAGAAGTTCTTTGGAAATTGTCAGCCCACTGATGCTGTGGAGGTCTGCGTGTTTGACCTGCATGACGAGTCTAAATGGAAGCCCATGAGTGGAGAAGCAATAAAATCTGTGTGTTCTCCTGGAGCAGCGTCTTCAgttcccccttttcctcctttgtgtGCTTCTGCAATAGATGCTGCAGTAACAAGCAACGAGATAGAATTGCAGCTGAGATTACTGGTCTCGGAACACAGGAAG GATCTTGGCCTTTCTACTGTTTGGGATGACCATCTATCCTATCTGTTGTCACCAGCGTTAGCAGCCTATGAGCTTGAACGTACCACGAGCGTTTCTGCTGGAAACGAAGAGTTTCAAGATGCTGTACGAAGAGCAGTACCTGATGGTCACACATTTAAAGGCTTTCCTATCCATTTTGTATACAGAAATGCCAGGAGAGCATTTGCCACGTGTCTTCG GTctcctttctgtgaagaaataatCTGTTGCAGGGGTGACCAAGTGCGACTTGCAGTTCGTGTACGAGTGTTTACATACCCTGAATCTGCATGTGCTGTTTGGATCATGTTTGCTTGTAAATACCGCTCtgtcctttga
- the CEP76 gene encoding centrosomal protein of 76 kDa isoform X1 gives MAAAAMSLPPERASELRELIQRQLVKMDVHGRIREVLAETIREELAPEHQQLSTEDLIKALRQRGIVDDVMKELKFVTDVNDKERISASKPSTHFVAREPPVLKKTNIDPTRRYLYLQVLGGKAFLEHLQEPDPLPGQICSTFSLCLHFRNQRFRSKPVPCACEPDFNDGFLLEVHKDSLGDGSKMVDATTMLSICDPVHLVLIKTDAFGETTLVASYFLEWRSVLAAENGITNIAVELLGVGTESKVSVGVLNIRLEMYPQLSKTLSPEITNTQFTLERQKTAEKERLFLVYAKQWWREYLQIRPTHNTRLVKIFAQDENGVNRPVCSYIRPLRAGRLLDTPRQAARFVSVLGYERAPVIGGGGGKQEQWCTLLAFICRNKLTVVKNIRGKNIRHLKLVAGDCEDHANLLCSLLLGYGLEAFVCVGTKAKGVPHTWVMTCGTDGTITFWESLTGHRYIHRPINPDDPPLVEQPKPLYPYRTIGCVFNHQKFFGNCQPTDAVEVCVFDLHDESKWKPMSGEAIKSVCSPGAASSVPPFPPLCASAIDAAVTSNEIELQLRLLVSEHRKDLGLSTVWDDHLSYLLSPALAAYELERTTSVSAGNEEFQDAVRRAVPDGHTFKGFPIHFVYRNARRAFATCLRSPFCEEIICCRGDQVRLAVRVRVFTYPESACAVWIMFACKYRSVL, from the exons ATGGCGGCCGCCGCCATGTCGCTGCCCCCCGAGCGAGCCTCGGAGCTGCGGGAGCTCATCCAGCGGCAGCTCGTCAAG atggaTGTCCATGGCAGGATCAGAGAAGTTCTTGCTGAGACTATACGTGAGGAGCTAGCACCTGAGCATCAACAGTTGTCCACAGAAGATCTGATAAAAGCATTAAGACAACGAGGAATTGTTGATGATGTTATGAAAGAACTTAAATTTGTAACT GATGTGAATGACAAGGAGAGGATTTCTGCTTCAAAACCATCAACACATTTTGTTGCTAGAGAACCAccagttctgaaaaaaa CTAACATTGACCCAACACGAAGGTATCTTTACCTTCAGGTTCTGGGTGGGAAAGCTTTTCTGGAACATCTTCAGGAACCAGATCCTCTGCCTGGCCAAATCTGTTCTACTTTCAGTCTGTGTTTACATTTCCGAAATCAGCGCTTCCGTTCTAAACCTGTTCCCTGCGCCTGTGAGCCAGACTTTAATGATGGCTTTTTACTTGAAGTACACAAGGATAGCCTAG GTGACGGAAGTAAAATGGTGGATGCAACCACCATGTTATCTATATGTGATCCAGTGCACTTGGTTCTGATCAAAACAGACGCGTTTGGTGAGACAACCCTAGTAGCATCCTATTTCTTGGAGTGGCGATCTGTCCTAGCTGCAGAGAACGGCATAACAAACATTGCTGTTGAGCTCCTGGGTGTAG GTACAGAATCAAAGGTTTCTGTTGGTGTTTTGAACATCAGACTTGAAATGTATCCTCAACTTAGTAAGACGCTGTCTCCAGAAATAACTAATACTCAA TTTACTTTGGAACGtcagaagacagcagaaaaagaacGATTGTTTCTTGTGTATGCTAAACAGTGGTGGAGAGAATACCTTCAGATTAGGCCTACACACAACACGAGGCTAGTAAAGATTTTTGCACAG GATGAAAATGGAGTAAACCGTCCAGTGTGTTCGTATATCAGACCGCTTCGAGCAGGCCGCTTGCTAGACACACCTAGGCAAGCAGCGCGGTTTGTCAGTGTCCTGGGTTATGAAAGAGCTCCTGTCAttggaggaggtggtggcaaACAGGAACAGTGGTGCACCCTTCTTGCTTTCATATGTAGAAACAAG ctaACAGTTGTGAAGAacataagaggaaaaaatattagacATTTAAAATTGGTAGCA GGTGACTGTGAAGATCATGCTAACCTTCTGTGCAGCCTTCTTCTTGGGTATGGATTGGAGGCCTTTGTGTGCGtgggaacaaaagcaaaaggagtCCCCCACACTTGGGTAATGACTTGTGGAACCGACGGAACGATTACCTTTTGGGAGAGCCTAACGGGGCATAG GTATATCCACAGGCCTATCAACCCTGACGACCCTCCGCTAGTTGAACAGCCCAAGCCATTGTATCCCTATCGCACAATAGGTTGTGTCTTCAACCATCAGAAGTTCTTTGGAAATTGTCAGCCCACTGATGCTGTGGAGGTCTGCGTGTTTGACCTGCATGACGAGTCTAAATGGAAGCCCATGAGTGGAGAAGCAATAAAATCTGTGTGTTCTCCTGGAGCAGCGTCTTCAgttcccccttttcctcctttgtgtGCTTCTGCAATAGATGCTGCAGTAACAAGCAACGAGATAGAATTGCAGCTGAGATTACTGGTCTCGGAACACAGGAAG GATCTTGGCCTTTCTACTGTTTGGGATGACCATCTATCCTATCTGTTGTCACCAGCGTTAGCAGCCTATGAGCTTGAACGTACCACGAGCGTTTCTGCTGGAAACGAAGAGTTTCAAGATGCTGTACGAAGAGCAGTACCTGATGGTCACACATTTAAAGGCTTTCCTATCCATTTTGTATACAGAAATGCCAGGAGAGCATTTGCCACGTGTCTTCG GTctcctttctgtgaagaaataatCTGTTGCAGGGGTGACCAAGTGCGACTTGCAGTTCGTGTACGAGTGTTTACATACCCTGAATCTGCATGTGCTGTTTGGATCATGTTTGCTTGTAAATACCGCTCtgtcctttga
- the CEP76 gene encoding centrosomal protein of 76 kDa isoform X3, producing the protein MAAAAMSLPPERASELRELIQRQLVKMDVHGRIREVLAETIREELAPEHQQLSTEDLIKALRQRGIVDDVMKELKFVTDVNDKERISASKPSTHFVAREPPVLKKSDGSKMVDATTMLSICDPVHLVLIKTDAFGETTLVASYFLEWRSVLAAENGITNIAVELLGVGTESKVSVGVLNIRLEMYPQLSKTLSPEITNTQFTLERQKTAEKERLFLVYAKQWWREYLQIRPTHNTRLVKIFAQDENGVNRPVCSYIRPLRAGRLLDTPRQAARFVSVLGYERAPVIGGGGGKQEQWCTLLAFICRNKLTVVKNIRGKNIRHLKLVAGDCEDHANLLCSLLLGYGLEAFVCVGTKAKGVPHTWVMTCGTDGTITFWESLTGHRYIHRPINPDDPPLVEQPKPLYPYRTIGCVFNHQKFFGNCQPTDAVEVCVFDLHDESKWKPMSGEAIKSVCSPGAASSVPPFPPLCASAIDAAVTSNEIELQLRLLVSEHRKDLGLSTVWDDHLSYLLSPALAAYELERTTSVSAGNEEFQDAVRRAVPDGHTFKGFPIHFVYRNARRAFATCLRSPFCEEIICCRGDQVRLAVRVRVFTYPESACAVWIMFACKYRSVL; encoded by the exons ATGGCGGCCGCCGCCATGTCGCTGCCCCCCGAGCGAGCCTCGGAGCTGCGGGAGCTCATCCAGCGGCAGCTCGTCAAG atggaTGTCCATGGCAGGATCAGAGAAGTTCTTGCTGAGACTATACGTGAGGAGCTAGCACCTGAGCATCAACAGTTGTCCACAGAAGATCTGATAAAAGCATTAAGACAACGAGGAATTGTTGATGATGTTATGAAAGAACTTAAATTTGTAACT GATGTGAATGACAAGGAGAGGATTTCTGCTTCAAAACCATCAACACATTTTGTTGCTAGAGAACCAccagttctgaaaaaaa GTGACGGAAGTAAAATGGTGGATGCAACCACCATGTTATCTATATGTGATCCAGTGCACTTGGTTCTGATCAAAACAGACGCGTTTGGTGAGACAACCCTAGTAGCATCCTATTTCTTGGAGTGGCGATCTGTCCTAGCTGCAGAGAACGGCATAACAAACATTGCTGTTGAGCTCCTGGGTGTAG GTACAGAATCAAAGGTTTCTGTTGGTGTTTTGAACATCAGACTTGAAATGTATCCTCAACTTAGTAAGACGCTGTCTCCAGAAATAACTAATACTCAA TTTACTTTGGAACGtcagaagacagcagaaaaagaacGATTGTTTCTTGTGTATGCTAAACAGTGGTGGAGAGAATACCTTCAGATTAGGCCTACACACAACACGAGGCTAGTAAAGATTTTTGCACAG GATGAAAATGGAGTAAACCGTCCAGTGTGTTCGTATATCAGACCGCTTCGAGCAGGCCGCTTGCTAGACACACCTAGGCAAGCAGCGCGGTTTGTCAGTGTCCTGGGTTATGAAAGAGCTCCTGTCAttggaggaggtggtggcaaACAGGAACAGTGGTGCACCCTTCTTGCTTTCATATGTAGAAACAAG ctaACAGTTGTGAAGAacataagaggaaaaaatattagacATTTAAAATTGGTAGCA GGTGACTGTGAAGATCATGCTAACCTTCTGTGCAGCCTTCTTCTTGGGTATGGATTGGAGGCCTTTGTGTGCGtgggaacaaaagcaaaaggagtCCCCCACACTTGGGTAATGACTTGTGGAACCGACGGAACGATTACCTTTTGGGAGAGCCTAACGGGGCATAG GTATATCCACAGGCCTATCAACCCTGACGACCCTCCGCTAGTTGAACAGCCCAAGCCATTGTATCCCTATCGCACAATAGGTTGTGTCTTCAACCATCAGAAGTTCTTTGGAAATTGTCAGCCCACTGATGCTGTGGAGGTCTGCGTGTTTGACCTGCATGACGAGTCTAAATGGAAGCCCATGAGTGGAGAAGCAATAAAATCTGTGTGTTCTCCTGGAGCAGCGTCTTCAgttcccccttttcctcctttgtgtGCTTCTGCAATAGATGCTGCAGTAACAAGCAACGAGATAGAATTGCAGCTGAGATTACTGGTCTCGGAACACAGGAAG GATCTTGGCCTTTCTACTGTTTGGGATGACCATCTATCCTATCTGTTGTCACCAGCGTTAGCAGCCTATGAGCTTGAACGTACCACGAGCGTTTCTGCTGGAAACGAAGAGTTTCAAGATGCTGTACGAAGAGCAGTACCTGATGGTCACACATTTAAAGGCTTTCCTATCCATTTTGTATACAGAAATGCCAGGAGAGCATTTGCCACGTGTCTTCG GTctcctttctgtgaagaaataatCTGTTGCAGGGGTGACCAAGTGCGACTTGCAGTTCGTGTACGAGTGTTTACATACCCTGAATCTGCATGTGCTGTTTGGATCATGTTTGCTTGTAAATACCGCTCtgtcctttga